GCGAAGACGCGGTCGGGGTCGTCCATGCGGACGGCGCGGATCACGGAGAAGCCGCGTTCCTGCAAAGCGTCGACCTCCTGGGGAGTCCGCTCGCCGTGCAGCTGGATCCAGCTCAGGCCGGCCTCCTCGGCCAGTGCGGCGGCCTGTTCGGCGTCCTCATGACGGAACACACCCACGGCGGCGACCTCGGCGGGGACCTCGGCCAGCAGCGCCCGCACCTGGTCCGGGCTGACTTCGCGAGGGCTCGGGGTGAGCACGAAACCGACGGCCTGTGCACCGGCCTCGACGGCGGCGCGCACCGATTCGGGCGTGCTCAAGCCGCACACTTTCACGAACATCTACTGGTCCTCCACGTGGATTGTCACCTCTGACGGTACCAAGAGGACACCGCACGGCCCTAAGATGTGCCCTTCACCGAAGTCCCGGTGACGCGGCCTCCCCCGGGTCCCGCCGGCGTACTAGGCTGGTCGGGACGAGAGGAACTCATGGAGATCATCCGCTTTTCCAGCATCCGGCCCGAGCCCTGGCGCAACGGCGGCGGTGTCACGCGGGAGATCGCACGGCACCCCCGCGGCGCCTCGGACGGCTCCTGGGACTGGCGCGTCAGCATCGCCGAGGTGGGCAAGGCCGGCGACTTCTCCGCGTTCCCGGGCATGGAACGCGTCATCTCGGTGATCGACGGCGAGCTGCTCGTGCTGACCGTCGACGGCGAGGAGCACGCCATGGAGCGGTACCGTCCGTTCCGCTTCTCCGGCGACGCCGTCTCTTCCTCCGCACTCCCGACCGGGGACATCCGGGACCTGAACGTGATCGCCCGCCGCGGCGCCTTCAAGGGCTACCTGTCCATCCTCGAGCTGTCGAAGAAGCGCGCGCATCCGATCTTCGAGGGCCAGCTCGCGATCCTGCTTGAGGGCAAGGCGTCGGTGGCCGAAGAGCGCGGCGAAGAGTCCGGCGGTGAGCAGGTGGAGCTGGCCCGGTACGACGCCGTCGTCGGCTCCGATGAGGCGAGTCCCGAACTGCTCGGCCGGGGTTTCGTGGCCATCGTGTCGCTCGACCCTGCGGATCCCGCGGACGCGTAAGCGGCACCTGACCAGCGCCTGACCCAGGCCTGACCAACGCCTGCCCCGCCGTCGTGCCCGTTCCGTAGAGTGGGCGCATGGACTCACTCATACATCCGCTCCAGGACATCACCATCCGGCGCATCTCCGTCGGCGGGATGGACAACAACGTCTACCTGCTGACCTCGCGGTCCTCCGGTGACCAGGTGCTCATCGACGCGGCCGACGATCTGCCGGCGATTCAGTCACTCCTCGCGGACTCGGCCGCCGACACCGAGGCCACGCCCCAGTTGAAGCTGATCGCCACGACCCACCAGCACTGGGACCACGTGCGCGCGCTGCCCGGGCTCGTCGAGGCCACCGGCGCCCCCACGGCCGCAGGGGCCGACGACGCCGCGGCGCTGCCCGTCCCGGTGGACGTCACGCTGGAGCACGGGGACGTGGCCGGCTTCGACGGTTTCGCGCTCACCGCGGTGCACCTGCGGGGCCACACGCCGGGCTCGATCGCCTATGTGTACCAGGACCCCGCCGGCCCGGCGCACCTCTTCAGCGGGGATTCCCTCTTCCCCGGCGGCGTCGGGAACACGGACAAGGATCCGGCCCGTTTCACCTCGCTCCTGAACGACGTGACCGAGCGCCTCTTCGACGTCTACCCGGACGACACCGTGGTGCACCCGGGCCACGGCGCCCCCACGACGCTCGGCGCCGAACGCCCGCACCTCGACGAGTGGCGCGCCCGGGGCTGGTGAAAGCTCCTTAAAACCCATCGAC
Above is a window of Arthrobacter sp. Y-9 DNA encoding:
- a CDS encoding phosphoribosylanthranilate isomerase, translating into MFVKVCGLSTPESVRAAVEAGAQAVGFVLTPSPREVSPDQVRALLAEVPAEVAAVGVFRHEDAEQAAALAEEAGLSWIQLHGERTPQEVDALQERGFSVIRAVRMDDPDRVFADWGEELLLVDASVPGSGESWDYASVRERGLDSRRWLLAGGLDAGNVAAAAETAAAWGVDVSSGVESSRGVKDLEKIRAFVAAALAG
- a CDS encoding HutD family protein, whose amino-acid sequence is MEIIRFSSIRPEPWRNGGGVTREIARHPRGASDGSWDWRVSIAEVGKAGDFSAFPGMERVISVIDGELLVLTVDGEEHAMERYRPFRFSGDAVSSSALPTGDIRDLNVIARRGAFKGYLSILELSKKRAHPIFEGQLAILLEGKASVAEERGEESGGEQVELARYDAVVGSDEASPELLGRGFVAIVSLDPADPADA
- a CDS encoding MBL fold metallo-hydrolase, which translates into the protein MDSLIHPLQDITIRRISVGGMDNNVYLLTSRSSGDQVLIDAADDLPAIQSLLADSAADTEATPQLKLIATTHQHWDHVRALPGLVEATGAPTAAGADDAAALPVPVDVTLEHGDVAGFDGFALTAVHLRGHTPGSIAYVYQDPAGPAHLFSGDSLFPGGVGNTDKDPARFTSLLNDVTERLFDVYPDDTVVHPGHGAPTTLGAERPHLDEWRARGW